One Ailuropoda melanoleuca isolate Jingjing chromosome 14, ASM200744v2, whole genome shotgun sequence DNA segment encodes these proteins:
- the LOC117796039 gene encoding cyclin-dependent kinases regulatory subunit 2, translated as MAHKQIYYSDKYFDEHYEYRHVMLPRELSKQVPKTHLMSEEEWRRLGVQQSLGWVHYMIHEPGPHILLFRRPLPKEQQK; from the coding sequence ATGGCCCACAAGCAGATCTACTACTCGGACAAGTACTTCGACGAGCACTACGAGTACAGGCATGTCATGTTACCCAGAGAACTTTCCAAACAAGTCCCGAAAACCCATCTGATGTCTGAAGAGGAGTGGAGGAGACTTGGTGTCCAGCAGAGTCTAGGCTGGGTTCATTACATGATTCATGAGCCAGGACCACACATTCTTCTCTTTAGACGACCTCTTCcaaaagagcaacaaaaatga
- the LOC117795947 gene encoding LOW QUALITY PROTEIN: mucin-2-like (The sequence of the model RefSeq protein was modified relative to this genomic sequence to represent the inferred CDS: deleted 1 base in 1 codon; substituted 1 base at 1 genomic stop codon) translates to MGNSVVQEVQNVTRNFFSDLSLWRIFLACLLACALTTTIGVLIECLVYYRKNNNASIIIQLPQNHGTTSSTSSQTIVPITITDSTATSDLTTITTTTASTSTESTNTKTTASTDTITAAATTTTSTASTEHKTMAGTNTSTKPNATMTPGNITEVKTTIATTTAPTEPTTTATVTNSLELPTTKIAKTTTEATTTTATTAASTEPTTTTATNSLSIKPTTTTAATTSSEPTTTKISSTKTEVSTTAASTTTSTEPTTTMATTITSMEPTTSKATSTTFTEIPTTTASTTSAKLTITTATATTSTEPTTTTAVTTSSVPTLTTIAGTTPESTTTTDTTITSMELTTTMATTITSTESTTTTATTTISTKPTTTTTTTTTSEPTTSTATTIVPTEPITTTAVTTSEPTTTITASTTTEATLTTDTTATSTEPTTITATTIISTKGTTTMATTPNSTEPITTMATNTASTEPTTITTATTSSEPTTKITSSTTTEAASTVDTTTRSTEPTTTTAMMTTSTQPTTTMATTIVSTEPTATTKATSASERTITITASVTPESTTTTDTTIRSTELTTTTATTITSTEPKTTMVTTTTLPEPTTNRDTTVISTESTATIATTISAKPTTTTATTTTSAEPTTTTATTNCLSRICQHNSITTASEPTTTITASTTTEATTTMDSTTISTGPTTTMATAPTSTEPTTTMATATTSTEPITTTVTTVTSTEPATTMATYTASTEPATTTTTITSSEPTTTITSSTTTEAITPTATATTLPEPTTNRDTTVISTESTTTTATTTISVKPTITTATPTTSTEPTTSTATTIVPTEPITTIAVTTSEPTTTITASTTTEATLTTDTTATSTEPTTTTATTITSTEGTTTMATTPTSTEPITTMATYTASTEPTTTTTATTSSEPTTKITSSTTTEAASTVDTTTRSTEPTTTTAMMTTSTQPSTTMATTIVSTEPMATIKATLASERTTTITASVTPESTTTIDTTIRSTELTTTTATTITSTEPKTTTATTIVFTESAITTEVATASEPTTTITASTTTEATTTMDNTTISTGPTTTMATTPTSTEPTTTMATATTSTELITTTVTTVTSTEPTTTMAIYTASTEPATTTTAFTSSQPTTTITSSIPLRLNLQPPQPPLQFLRNPQPPQPPVQLLLNLQPPQPPQLSLPNLPPQQQSPQSEPTTTITASTTTEATTTADTSITSTDPKTTTATTITSTELTPSRVTTIISTEPTVTTTAIISFDPTTTTTASTTTEVTNTMATLPYLLNLQLPWTPLPHLLNLQAPWPPLPCLLNPQPPWLPLPHLLNLQAPWPPLSLLLNLQPLQPPPLLLPNLQPSHPSLPLLLNLQPLLSPLQLPSNLTTTKAATTIATTTASNELMATTATTTSTKPTMSRATTTTSVEPTITRATSITSESKTHTGTNIVSTEPGTPTAATTASEQITRTTASTTSSXLTNTATSTTTEATATTTTTTTSPEPRPP, encoded by the exons ATGGGCAACAGTGTGGTCCAGGAAGTTCAGAAC GTGACACGAAATTTCTTCAGTGACTTGTCTCTTTGGAGAATCTTCCTGGCTTGTCTCTTAGCCTGTGCACTAACAACAACCATTGGAGTACTCATAGAGTGTCTGGTGTattataggaaaaataataatgcctCCATTATTATTCAACTCCCTCAAAACCATGGGACAACTTCTTCTACTAGTTCTCAAACTATAGTACCTATTACTATAACAGATTCTACCGCAACATCTGATTTGACTACCATCACTACAACCACTGCTAGCACTTCAACAGAATCAACTAATACAAAAACCACTGCTTCCACTGACACTATAACAGCAGCAGCCACCACTACCACTTCTACTGCTTCTACTGAACATAAAACAATGGCAGGAACAAACACTTCTACTAAACCAAATGCCACAATGACTCCCGGCAATATCACTGAGGTGAAAACCACAATAGCCACTACTACTGCTCCTACTGAACCTACAACCACAGCGACAGTCACCAATTCACTTGAACTCCCTACCACAAAGATTGCCAAAACAACCACTGAGGCTACAACCACCACGGCCACCACAGCAGCCTCTACAGAACCTACAACCACCACAGCCACTAATTCTCTCTCTATCAAACCCACAACTACCACAGCAGCCACCACATCATCTGAACCCACTACCACAAAAATTTCCAGCACTAAAACTGAGGTTAGTACCACTGCAGCCAGCACTACAACGTCTACTGAACCTACAACTACCATGGCTACCACCATAACTTCTATGGAACCTACAACATCCAAGGCTACTTCTACAACTTTTACTGAAATTCCAACCACCACAGCCAGCACAACTTCTGCCAAACTTACAATAACCACAGCCACCGCTACAACCTCTACTGAACCCACAACCACCACAGCAGTGACCACATCATCAGTACCAACTCTCACAACAATTGCTGGCACTACCCCTGAGTCTACAACCACCACAGATACCACTATAACTTCTATGGAGCTTACAACCACTATGGCCACCACTATAACTTCTACTGAATCTACAACCACCACAGCCACCACAACAATTTCTACGAAACCCACAACAACCACAACCACCACTACAACTTCTGAACCTACAACCAGCACAGCCACCACTATTGTTCCTACTGAACCTATAACCACCACAGCAGTCACCACATCAGAACCCACTACCACAATAACTGCCAGCACTACCACTGAGGCTACACTCACCACAGATACAACTGCAACCTCTACTGAACCTACAACCATCACAGCCACCACTATAATTTCTACTAAAGGTACAACCACCATGGCCACCACTCCAAACTCTACTGAACCTATAACCACCATGGCCACAAATACTGCCTCGACTGAACCTACAACAATCACTACAGCCACCACTTCATCTGAACCAACTACCAAAATAACTTCCAGCACTACCACTGAGGCTGCAAGCACCGTAGATACCACTACAAGGTCTACTGAACCTACAACCACCACAGCCATGATGACAACTTCTACCCAACCTACAACCACTATGGCCACGACTATTGTCTCTACTGAACCTACAGCCACCACAAAAGCCACTTCAGCATCTGAACGGACCATCACAATAACTGCCAGCGTTACCCCTGAGTCTACAACCACCACAGATACCACTATAAGGTCTACGGAACTTACAACCACTACGGCCACCACTATAACTTCTACTGAACCTAAAACCACCATGGTCACTACTACAACTTTGCCTGAACCTACAACCAACAGGGACACCACTGTAATTTCTACTGAATCTACAGCCACCATAGCCACCACAATTTCTGCGAAACCCACAACCACCACAGCCACCACTACAACTTCTGCTGAACCTACAACCACCACAGCCACCACAAATTGTCTTTCCCGAATCTGCCAGCACAACAGCA TCACCACAGCATCTGAACCAACCACCACAATAACTGCTAGCACTACCACTGAGGCTACAACCACCATGGACAGCACTACAATTTCTACTGGACCTACAACCACCATGGCCACCGCTCCAACATCTACTGAACCTACAACAACCATGGCCACTGCTACAACCTCTACTGAACCTATAACTACCACAGTCACCACTGTAACTTCTACTGAACCTGCAACTACCATGGCCACCTATACTGCTTCGACCGAACCTGCAACCACCACTACAACCATCACTTCATCTGAACCGACTACCACAATAACTTCCAGCACTACCACTGAGGCTATAACCCCCACAGCCACTGCTACAACTTTGCCTGAACCAACAACCAACAGGGACACCACTGTAATTTCTACTGAATCTACAACCACCACAGCCACCACTACAATTTCTGTGAAACCCACAATCACCACAGCCACCCCTACAACTTCTACTGAACCTACAACCAGCACAGCCACCACTATTGTTCCTACTGAACCTATAACCACCATAGCAGTCACTACATCAGAACCCACTACCACAATAACTGCCAGCACTACCACTGAGGCAACACTCACCACAGATACAACTGCAACCTCTACTGAACCTACAACCACCACAGCCACCACTATAACTTCTACTGAAGGTACAACCACCATGGCCACCACTCCAACCTCTACTGAACCTATAACCACCATGGCCACGTATACTGCCTCGACTGAACCTACAACAACCACTACAGCCACCACTTCATCTGAACCAACTACCAAAATAACTTCCAGCACTACCACTGAGGCTGCAAGCACCGTAGATACCACTACAAGGTCTACTGAACCTACAACCACCACAGCCATGATGACAACTTCTACCCAACCTTCAACCACTATGGCCACGACTATTGTCTCTACTGAACCTATGGCCACCATAAAAGCCACTTTAGCATCTGAACGGACCACCACAATAACTGCCAGCGTTACCCCTGAGTCTACAACCACCATAGACACCACTATAAGGTCTACGGAACTTACAACCACTACGGCCACCACTATAACTTCTACTGAACCTAAAACCACCACAGCCACCACAATTGTCTTTACCGAATCTGCCATCACAACAGAAGTTGCCACAGCATCTGAACCAACCACCACAATAACTGCCAGCACTACCACTGAGGCTACAACCACCATGGACAACACTACAATTTCTACTGGACCTACAACCACCATGGCCACCACTCCAACATCTACTGAACCTACAACAACCATGGCCACTGCTACAACCTCTACTGAACTTATAACTACCACAGTCACCACTGTAACTTCTACTGAACCTACCACCACCATGGCCATCTATACTGCTTCGACCGAACCTGCGACCACCACTACAGCCTTCACTTCATCTCAACCGACTACCACAATAACTTCCAGCATACCACTGAGGCTA AATCTCCAACCACCACAGCCACCACTACAATTTCTGCGAAACCCACAACCACCTCAGCCACCAGTACAGCTTCTACTGAACCTACAACCACCACAGCCACCACAGTTGTCTTTACCGAATCTGCCACCACAACAGCAGTCACCACAGTCTGAACCAACCACCACAATAACTGCCAGCACTACCACTGAGGCTACAACTACTGCAGACACCAGTATAACTTCTACCGATCCAAAAACCACCACAGCCACCACTATAACTTCTACTGAACTTACACCCAGCAGGGTCACCACTATCATCTCTACTGAACCTACAGTCACCACTACAGCCATCATTTCATTTGACCCAACTACGACAACCACTGCCAGCACTACCACTGAGGTTACAAACACCATGGCCACACTACCGTATCTATTGAACCTACAACTACCATGGACACCACTACCACATCTACTGAACCTACAAGCACCATGGCCACCACTACCATGTCTATTGAACCCACAACCACCATGGCTACCCCTACCACATCTATTGAACCTACAAGCACCATGGCCACCACTATCACTTCTACTGAACCTACAACCACTGCAGCCTCCACCATTACTTCTACCAAACCTACAGCCATCACATCCATCACTACCACTTCTACTGAACCTACAACCACTGCTGTCACCACTACAACTTCCATCGAACCT CACTACCACCAAGGCTGCAACCACTATAGCCACCACTACTGCTTCTAACGAACTTATGGCCACCACAGCCACCACAACTTCTACCAAACCTACAATGAGCAGGGCCACCACTACCACTTCTGTGGAACCTACAATCACCAGAGCCACCAGTATAACTTCTGAATCAAAAACCCACACAGGCACAAACATTGTCTCTACTGAACCTGGAACTCCCACAGCAGCCACCACAGCATCTGAACAGATCACCAGAACTACTGCTA GCACCACTTCATCTTAACTGACTAACACAGCTACCAGCACTACCACTGAGGCTACAGCCACCACGACCACCACTACTACTTCTCCTGAACCTAGACCACCATAG